Proteins encoded by one window of Aspergillus puulaauensis MK2 DNA, chromosome 4, nearly complete sequence:
- a CDS encoding putative nuclear transport factor 2 domain protein (COG:A;~EggNog:ENOG410PSN2;~InterPro:IPR018222,IPR032710,IPR002075;~PFAM:PF02136) has translation MAPPSDDVYAKISTEAATEFVQSYYPALQSNRAIIASFYGAPPCTIVFNGNTVADGNAVQEIFVNQMPPAHYEVQSFDCQIINKQYPTNATGRQPDPRKDISILVIVSGYVRYGESRDLPQRGFSETFVLTPNPSTDGPKGKRRRDWLVQTQNFRLVV, from the exons ATGGCTCCTCCGAGTGATGATGTTTACGCAAAGATCTCAACAGAAG CGGCCACTGAGTTCGTCCAGTCGTACTACCCCGCTCTTCAATCAAACCGCGCCATAATCGCCTCCTTCTACGGCGCCCCTCCATGCACCATTGTATTCAACGGAAACACAGTCGCGGATGGGAATGCGGTCCAAGAGATATTTGTCAACCAGATGCCGCCCGCACATTATGAGGTTCAGTCATTCGATTGCCaaatcatcaacaagcagtATCCTACGAATGCAACAGGAAGGCAGCCGGATCCTAGGAAAGATATCTCGATCTTAGTGATTGTCAGTGGATACGTCCGGTATGGAGAGTCGCGCGACCTCCCTCAGCGCGGCTTCAGCGAGACTTTCGTTCTTACCCCGAACCCTTCCACCGATGGACCAAAGGGAAAGCGCAGACGGGACTGGCTGGTTCAGACCCAGAACTTCCGTCTCGTCGTCTGA
- the MSM1 gene encoding methionine--tRNA ligase MSM1 (BUSCO:EOG09263NXM;~COG:J;~EggNog:ENOG410PG4Y;~InterPro:IPR041872,IPR013155,IPR009080,IPR014758, IPR014729,IPR015413,IPR033911;~PFAM:PF09334,PF08264;~go_function: GO:0000166 - nucleotide binding [Evidence IEA];~go_function: GO:0004812 - aminoacyl-tRNA ligase activity [Evidence IEA];~go_function: GO:0004825 - methionine-tRNA ligase activity [Evidence IEA];~go_function: GO:0005524 - ATP binding [Evidence IEA];~go_process: GO:0006418 - tRNA aminoacylation for protein translation [Evidence IEA];~go_process: GO:0006431 - methionyl-tRNA aminoacylation [Evidence IEA]), with protein MANLRGGFRALSWANQLLYHQRPSWKCASCKVTPPAVVRSARRYATTSEGTSTAKPYYITTPIFYVNAAPHVGHLYTMVIADVLKRWRTLVGDSEAQLLTGTDEHGMKIQQAAISAGIDTQAFCDRNCKTFKDLAKSADMDYNYFIRTTEPAHKEAVQYFWEMLQHRGYIYTAKHEGWYSVSDETFYPQSQVHLSLDPATGRKRMVSIETGKEVEWSSETNYHFRLSAFQDRLLELYKTGFITPEHYAGDVVKSVSSGLSDLSISRPVERLTWGVPVPSDSTQTIYVWLDALVNYLTKAGYPFPPGEGSRGGWPADVHVVGKDIVRFHCVYWPAFLMALDLPIPRNVLVHGHWTMNREKMSKSTGNVVNPFFAIDRFGVDTMRFFLSFQGGFASDADYDNAHIIRDYKKYLQQGIGNIAHRTIGCAKKNLRTYIVNAVTGKSPATRTDQEYQKMLEELSTKVAEHMEKLNPRAALQEIMAVILQTNKYFHNSEPWKNPEQNQRVLYNVAESMRITGILLQPFMPTKAKETLDLFRVDASKRGISDARYASDSDYGEGIKKKILFEPLIFEN; from the exons ATGGCGAACTTGAGAGGAGGCTTCCGTGCCCTCTCATGGGCGAATCAACTGCTATATCACCAGCGCCCTTCCTGGAAATGCGCCTCTTGCAAGGTCACTCCTCCCGCGGTCGTACGGTCCGCCCGTCGATATGCGACCACCTCGGAGGGAACTTCGACAGCGAAGCCATACTATATCACGACACCCATCTTTTACGTTAATGCCG CCCCCCACGTCGGTCACTTATACACCATGGTCATTGCGGACGTTCTGAAGCGATGGAGGACACTTGTCGGAGACAGTGAGGCACAATTATTGACAGGAACGGACGAACATGGAATGAAG ATCCAGCAGGCCGCGATCTCTGCGGGTATCGATACGCAAGCGTTTTGCGATAGGAACTGCAAGACTTTCAAG GATCTGGCTAAATCCGCGGATATGGACTATAACTACTTTATCCGGACAACGGAACCTGCGCATAAAGAGGCCGTTCAGTACTTCTGG GAGATGTTACAACACCGAGGTTACATATACACGGCGAAGCATGAGGGATGGTACTCTGTCAGTGACGAGACGTTCTATCCGCAATCCCAGGTTCATCTCTCGTTGGACCCTGCCACTGGGCGGAAAAGAATG GTTTCTATCGAAACGGGGAAGGAAGTCGAGTGGTCCTCTGAAACGAACTATCACTTTCGCTTGTCAGCTTTCCAAGATCGCTTATTAGAACTGTACAAAACTGGGTTCATCACACCGGAGCATTACGCTGGGGATGTGGTGAAATCGGTCTCCTCCGGACTTTCGGATTTGTCAATTTCGCGGCCAGTTGAACGGTTGACATGGGGAGTCCCGGTCCCGAGCGATAGCACGCAAACGATTTACGTTTGGCTGGATGCCCTTGTCAATTATCTTACAAAGGCCGGATACCCTTTCCCACCTGGTGAAGGAAGCCGCGGTGGGTGGCCAGCAGATGTCCACGTCGTCGGCAAGGACATTGTTCG ATTCCATTGTGTCTACTGGCCAGCATTCCTCATGGCCCTAGATCTCCCGATCCCTCGGAACGTTCTCGTCCACGGACATTGGACGATGAACCGGGAGAAGATGTCAAAGTCGACGGGAAACGTAGTCAATCCCTTTTTCGCGATCGACCGTTTCGGAGTTGACACCATGCgcttctttctgtctttccAGGGAGGCTTTGCGTCAGACGCTGACTACGACAACGCCCACATTATCCGCGATTACAAGAAATACCTTCAGCAGGGTATTGGCAACATCGCCCACCGCACAATTGGCTGTGCGAAGAAAAACCTGCGGACATATATCGTCAATGCCGTAACTGGAAAATCCCCCGCAACGCGTACAGATCAGGAGTACCAGAAAATGCTGGAGGAACTCTCCACCAAGGTAGCGGAGCATATGGAGAAACTTAACCCGCGCGCCGCCTTACAGGAGATCATGGCGGTAATCTTACAG acAAACAAGTATTTCCACAACTCGGAGCCGTGGAAGAATCCAGAACAGAACCAGCGTGTGCTGTATAACGTCGCCGAATCAATGCGTATCACGGGAATCTTATTACAGCCCTTTATGCCTACCAAGGCTAAAGAGACCCTCGATCTCTTCCGAGTTGATGCTTCGAAACGGGGCATCTCGGATGCAAGATACGCATCGGACTCGGATTATGGTGAGGGCATTAAGAAAAAGATCCTGTTCGAGCCGCTTATATTCGAGAATTAA
- a CDS encoding putative L-serine dehydratase (COG:E;~EggNog:ENOG410PGFY;~InterPro:IPR036052,IPR000634,IPR001926;~PFAM:PF00291;~go_function: GO:0030170 - pyridoxal phosphate binding [Evidence IEA];~go_process: GO:0006520 - cellular amino acid metabolic process [Evidence IEA]): MGSISLATTTTDTMSQPQDQPTYKTPWIETPLVESSTLSALAGCRIFLKLENTQPSGSFKSRAMGAQILSHLNNPANAGKSIHFFASSGGNAGLAAVCAAKTLGFPCTVVVPLATKTLMVDKLRKAGAHDVIKHGETFSEAGEYMKEVIMKQGDDKEEGETVKVALHPFDNPAIWDGNSTLLDELVEQVPVVAGEDTTGDHDDMILPVDAIICSVGGGGLLNGLVMGIERRREQLAKTKKASTQREYSKPTHFVAVETRGTDSLAAAVAQGSLVSLPKITSQATSLGAIRVSERTLEYALHPPQGVKVHSTVLSDADAARGVLRLVDDERVLVELACGVCIEAAVGDASRVDSKATKKRKRNLDEGYGDDRLSSGENSEEEVSREKAASTPLQSKLKELVPDIGPESRVVIVVCGGSNVTIDGAVEWRSMLQEGWGSEN; this comes from the coding sequence ATGGGCAGCATCAGCCTCGCCACCACAACCACGGACACGATGTCTCAACCACAAGACCAACCCACCTACAAGACACCATGGATTGAAACCCCCCTAGTCGAATCATCCACCCTATCAGCCCTAGCTGGCTGCCGAATCTTCCTCAAGCTTGAAAACACCCAACCAAGCGGCTCCTTCAAGTCCCGTGCCATGGGCGCCCAGATCCTCTCACACCTGAACAACCCGGCCAACGCGGGGAAATCAATCCACTTCTTCGCTTCCTCTGGAGGTAACGCGGGGCTCGCTGCTGTCTGTGCTGCGAAGACCCTAGGGTTCCCCTGCACGGTCGTTGTTCCACTGGCAACCAAGACCCTTATGGTTGATAAGCTGAGAAAGGCCGGGGCTCATGATGTTATCAAGCATGGGGAGACGTTCTCCGAGGCAGGAGAGTATATGAAGGAAGTTATCATGAAGCAAGGCGATGAcaaggaagagggggaaacTGTGAAGGTTGCTCTACACCCCTTTGACAACCCGGCCATCTGGGACGGGAACAGCACGCTTCTTGACGAGTTGGTTGAGCAAGTCCCCGTTGTTGCCGGGGAAGATACCACAGGAGACCACGATGACATGATCCTCCCGGTTGACGCCATTATCTGCAGTGTTGGCGGTGGAGGGTTACTGAATGGCCTCGTTATGGGGATTGAGCGTCGCCGAGAACAACTCGCCAAGACGAAGAAGGCTTCCACGCAGCGAGAGTATTCCAAGCCCACACactttgttgctgttgagacCCGCGGGACGGATtcccttgctgctgctgtggcaCAGGGGTCGCTTGTCAGTTTGCCCAAGATCACGTCGCAGGCGACGTCACTAGGTGCGATCCGGGTGTCGGAGAGGACGCTGGAGTATGCGTTGCATCCCCCGCAGGGAGTAAAGGTGCACAGCACGGTGTTGTCCGATGCGGATGCAGCACGAGGTGTGCTCCgccttgttgatgatgagcgTGTGCTTGTGGAGCTGGCTTGCGGAGTGTGTATTGAGGCTGCGGTTGGTGATGCGAGCCGAGTGGATTCCaaggcgacgaagaagcggaagagaaACCTTGATGAGGGATATGGAGATGATCGGTTGTCGTCTGGGGAGAactcggaggaagaggtgtCGCGTGAGAAAGCGGCCTCGACCCCGTTACAgtcgaagctgaaggagttGGTGCCGGATATTGGACCAGAGAGTCGAGTGGTGATTGTGGTCTGCGGTGGCAGCAACGTCACCATTGATGGCGCGGTGGAATGGAGATCAATGCTGCAGGAAGGCTGGGGGAGTGAAAACTAG
- the ramB gene encoding bifunctional protein farnesyltransferase/protein geranylgeranyltransferase (BUSCO:EOG09263Z41;~COG:O;~EggNog:ENOG410PGF8;~InterPro:IPR002088;~PFAM:PF01239;~go_function: GO:0008318 - protein prenyltransferase activity [Evidence IEA];~go_process: GO:0018342 - protein prenylation [Evidence IEA]), which translates to MEGKYASDPEWASIQPIPLNDGSESGAMPLATIAYSDEYLDATSYLRAVMAANEMSERALKLTEDIISMNPAHYTVWIYRAKIVFALEKDLIDELEWLNRVSLKYLKNYQIWHHRQVLMASREHFPTLPPKEMDFLMEMFAQDSKNYHVWTYRHWLVRHFGLWDSPREIADVNSLLNSDLRNNSAWNHRYMLRFGPRSEEPDAGMVHGSGPPAKKGRHDVVDEDSVDEELQYAQEQIVRAPENRSPWSYARGVIRAAGRPLSEWKDFTQKFVIDKRDGQGQLVDVEVKSSHAVEWLADVYAQGGTAPDEAIRMLNLLKDKYDPIRKNYWNYRIESIGGQVAASA; encoded by the exons ATGGAAGGAAAATATGCGTCCGACCCCGAATGGGCCtccatccagcccatccctCTCAACGATGGCTCTGAATCCGGTGCTATGCCCCTGGCCACCATCGCCTACAGTGATGAATACCTCGACGCAACCTCATACCTTCGTGCCGTCATGGCCGCCAATGAAATGTCTGAGAGGGCGTTGAAGCTCACTGAAGATATTATCTCTATGAATCCTGCCCATTACACAGTCTG GATATATCGTGCCAAAATTGTCTTTGCTTTGGAAAAGGACCTCATCGACGAATTGGAGTGGCTGAATAGAGTATCTTTGAAATACTTGAAGAATTACCAAATCTG gcatcatcgccagGTTCTGATGGCCTCGCGAGAGCACTTCCCTACCCTGCCACCCAAGGAGATGGACTTTCTCATGGAAATGTTCGCTCAGGACTCCAAAAACTATCACGTCTGGACGTACCGACACTGGTTGGTCCGGCACTTTGGGCTGTGGGATTCTCCTCGTGAGATTGCGGATGTCAACTCTCTGCTCAACTCGGACTTGAGAAACAATTCTGCTTGGAACCACCGTTATATGCTACGGTTTGGACCCCGCAGCGAGGAACCGGACGCTGGTATGGTCCACGGCAGTGGACCGCCGGCCAAGAAGGGCCGACATGATGTTGTGGATGAGGATTCGGTTGATGAGGAATTGCAGTACGCCCAGGAGCAAATCGTGCGGGCGCCAGAGAACCGGAGTCCCTGGTCGTATGCTCGGGGCGTTATACGAGCTGCCGGTCGGCCGCTCTCAGAGTGGAAGGACTTTACGCAGAAGTTTGTTATTGACAAGCGCGATGGCCAAGGCCAGCTTGTAGATGTCGAGGTGAAAAGCAGTCATGCTGTAGAGTGGCTAGCGGATGTGTATGCGCAAGGCGGCACCGCCCCAGACGAAGCCATCCGTATGCTGAACCTGTTGAAAGACAAGTACGATCCTATTCGGAAGAATTACTGGAACTATCGCATTGAGTCGATCGGAGGACAAGTTGCAGCTTCTGCGTGA
- a CDS encoding uncharacterized protein (COG:S;~EggNog:ENOG410PPS4;~InterPro:IPR036864,IPR021858,IPR001138;~PFAM:PF00172,PF11951;~go_function: GO:0000981 - DNA-binding transcription factor activity, RNA polymerase II-specific [Evidence IEA];~go_function: GO:0008270 - zinc ion binding [Evidence IEA];~go_process: GO:0006355 - regulation of transcription, DNA-templated [Evidence IEA]) → MRRVKKSRNGCARCKSKRVKCGEEKPHCNRCTRLGVKCPGYVQALRWVTNNSSTEDAGIESTTENDPIQFDGHVERSPNKPNQGSRLQSHTDSENYLNLQTRSPLAPDDSTLPDSLVDDDPNALCDDLWDLRQPGSLPELADLCPASPTTAVSAGDHQQPDASAIKFGSPASLGSDPWAFFSLAAPAHQSQSRGFPGFDPSSIVRQYPPPPGGGSPVRPAPRDFTSIPQPLNNPSWTLIEYYFKEVAALFSSYDSQMNPFRTTVSRLWGSSLAMCRTMQSMAAATLVNDFPQFGPMGKKMRNEAIEIISNETSMDDKSLLALLMLGQTASWHDPKDLGISYFNLLRRHLDTAILAQATNPTNRGNNYQFFEEALVYWEMLLSFVADDSAVIQAAPTPSNAAESLVLQRVPHPWTGIARDTQYTVQEAGRLVRAERRRIRARKFTSQADIAEAQIALEKGRGLEERLLSLAHPTEAEIVSPGDDETPVWHLLTMAEVYRCTGLLQLYRAFPDLLQRRLPAQQHQHHSPTQQQQQQQPQHTTSTPHEAFHPSLDTTDSNTWFNDPYLPDPTTQQQTTAPAVSDPSYHDSWLTEFALTTLSRLKTIPLESRTRCLQPLLLVASSSELRLPPTPSDPLALSANGNGPCISSHALEVARTRRFILGRLTSFLHVLPPKPISVCLELVNEVWKRMDGGDPDVYWMDVMIEKGWETTMG, encoded by the exons ATGCGTCGCGTCAAGAAATCCCGAAACGGGTGTGCGAGATGCAAGAGCAAGCGA GTAaaatgcggggaagaaaagcccCATTGCAATCGCTGTACTCGCCTAGGCGTGAAATGTCCCGGTTACGTTCAAGCACTGCGCTGGGTTACCAACAACTCGTCCACGGAAGATGCCGGAATAGAGTCGACGACAGAGAATGACCCTATTCAATTTGACGGCCATGTCGAAAGATCGCCCAACAAGCCCAATCAAGGTTCTCGCCTCCAGTCACATACTGATTCCGAGAACTATCTGAATCTGCAAACGCGGTCGCCCCTGGCTCCGGATGACAGTACTCTCCCAGACAGCCTGGTAGACGATGACCCGAACGCGCTATGTGATGACCTATGGGATCTTCGGCAGCCTGGATCCCTGCCAGAACTAGCTGATCTATGTCCTGCATCGCCGACAACTGCAGTGTCCGCTGGGgatcaccagcagcctgaTGCATCCGCCATCAAGTTCGGCTCACCAGCAAGCCTAGGGTCAGATCCTTGGGCCTTCTTTTCGCTGGCCGCACCAGCGCACCAGAGTCAATCCAGGGGCTTTCCAGGCTTCGACCCATCGTCGATTGTCCGTCAGtatcctccgccgcctggTGGTGGCTCCCCTGTGCGACCGGCGCCGCGGGATTTCACCTCAATACCCCAGCCCTTGAACAACCCATCTTGGACTTTAATAGAGTATTACTTCAAGGAAGTTGCAGCCCTATTTTCTAGCTATGACAGCCAGATGAACCCTTTCCGCACTACGGTCTCCCGCCTTTGGGGTTCCTCGCTTGCTATGTGCCGCACCATGCAGAGCATGGCTGCAGCCACCCTTGTCAACGACTTTCCACAGTTCGGCCCCATGGGCAAGAAGATGCGCAATGAGGCGATCGAGATCATTAGCAACGAGACATCCATGGACGATAAGTCCCTCCTTGCTCTGCTCATGCTTGGTCAAACCGCCAGTTGGCATGATCCTAAGGACCTTGGGATTTCCTATTTCAACCTCCTGCGGAGACATCTTGATACCGCCATTTTAGCTCAGGCTACCAACCCAACAAACCGTGGCAACAATTACCAATTCTTTGAAGAGGCTCTTGTCTACTGGGAGATGCTTCTCTCCTTCGTTGCCGATGATTCTGCTGTCATTCAAGCTGCCCCGACACCATCCAACGCCGCCGAATCCCTTGTCTTACAGCGCGTTCCCCATCCTTGGACTGGCATCGCCCGCGACACCCAGTACACCGTCCAAGAAGCCGGTCGCCTCGTAAGGGCAGAGCGTAGACGTATTCGAGCCCGTAAATTTACCTCGCAGGCGGACATTGCCGAAGCTCAGATCGCACTCGAAAAGGGCCGCGGGCTTGAGGAACGACTGCTCTCCCTAGCCCATCCTACAGAAGCAGAAATTGTCTCCCCAGGCGATGACGAAACCCCTGTCTGGCACCTTCTCACTATGGCCGAGGTCTATCGCTGTACAGGCCTTCTGCAACTATACCGCGCATTTCCCgacctcctccagcgccgactTCCcgcccaacaacatcaacaccattcacctacccagcagcaacaacaacagcaaccacagcatacaacatcaacaccacaTGAAGCATTCCACCCCTCCCTGGACACTACCGACTCCAACACCTGGTTCAACGACCCCTACCTCCCCGACCCAACaacccaacaacaaacaactGCTCCGGCAGTCTCCGATCCTTCCTATCACGATAGCTGGCTCACCGAATTCGCCTTAACAACCCTCTCCCGCCTGAAAACCATCCCTCTTGAATCCCGCACCCGCTGCCTCCaaccccttctcctcgtcgcctCCAGCAGCGAACTCCGCTTACCTCCCACGCCATCAGACCCATTAGCACTCTCTGCAAACGGGAACGGCCCCTGCATCTCGTCGCATGCGCTCGAAGTCGCACGCACCCGCCGCTTTATTCTCGGCCGTTTAACTTCGTTCTTGCACGTGCTGCCTCCGAAGCCGATTAGTGTGTGTCTGGAGCTGGTGAATGAGgtgtggaagaggatggacGGTGGCGATCCTGATGTTTATTGGATGGACGTCATGATTGAGAAGGGGTGGGAGACGACGATGGGGTAG